The DNA region CCGTATGACGGCTATGCACAAAGCCACCGACAACGCCAAAGAGCTTAGAGACCAGCTTAAACTGACGTATAACAAAGCGCGTCAAGCAGCTATTACCAACGAAATTTTAGAGATTGTTGGTGGTGCCGAAGCGTTGAATAATTAAAATAAGTCATACTGAATATATTTCAGTGTTACTCATAAATTTAAAACCTAACTTTTTTAAGTTAGGTTTTTTGTTTTTTAATTAACCGTTAAGTATTACTGTATCTTTGGTTGGCGTTTTCTAAAAACGTACTTTTAGCAGATTAATTAGCAAACTTTGGGCGCATTAAAAAAGTTTTTTAAGGACACGATTATCTATGGTTTAGCAACAGTTTTACCTAGATTAATGAACTTTGTTTTAGTGCCGTTACATACCGATACTTTAGAAACCGCAAGTTATTCTGATAATACAACGTTTTATGTGTATGCTGCTTTTTTTAATGTATTGCTAACTTATGGTATGGAAACTGCTTTCTTCAGGTTTTTTAGTAAAAGTGAAGAAAAAAGCAAGGTGTTTTCTACTGCATTAATAAGTTTGGTGGTTACTACCGTTCTGTTTTTTGCAGTTGTTTTTAGTTTTAATCAACAACTTTCGCAGTTAGTCAATTTAGACCAAACCTACTTTAATTTGTTATTGGGTGTATTGGTATTAGATACACTTGTTGTGGTGCCTTTTGCGTATTTAAGAGCGACAGGACGACCAATAAGGTTTGCTTCAATAAAGCTTTCTAATATTCTTATATATGTTGCGTTAAACTTCTTTTTTCTTTGGGCAATACCTGAGTTGGGAATAGAATTTTCAGGTTATGACAACAATAACTTAGTAATGTATATTTTCATTGCTAACCTTGTAGCGAGCATAGTAACACTATTGTTACTTTCCCCTTACTTTTTTAAAACAAAGCTCCAATTTAGCACGACAGTTTTTAAACAACTTCTCAAATATGGTTGGCCAATTATGGTTGCTGGATTAGCCTATGTAATCAACGAAAATTTTGATAAATGGCTATTACCAGAATTGTTAGGAAAAGATATTAATGGAGCATATAGTGGTTGCTATAAAATTGCGGTTTTTATGACCATTTTTATTCAAGGATTTAGGTTAGGAGCTGAACCGTTCTTTTTTAATCATGCTAAAGAACATAATGCAAAAGAAACTTATGCGACTATAATGAAGTATTTTGTGATTTTTGGAAGTTTCATGTTGGTATTTATAGTAGCTTACCTTAATATATTTAAAGAACTTATTGTAAGAGATGAAAGTTACTGGATAGCAATAGATATTGTTCCTGTTGTGCTTTTAGCAAACCTATGCTTAGGTATTTATTTCAACCTAGCTATTTGGTATAAGTTAACTGATAAAACGCGCTACGGAATGTATTTGTCAATAGTGGGAGCTATAATCACAATTGCTTTCAATTATGTAATGATTCCTAAAATCGGATTTATGGCTTCGGCTTGGGCAACTTTGGCAGCCTATGGAGTTATGATGTTTCTATCATATTTTTTAGGACAAAAACATTATGCCGTACCTTACGATTTGAAAAGGATTGTTCTGTATTTAATTGTGGCCATTTTAATATCGGTAATCGCATTAAAAACCAATAGCAACTATTACCTAAATACAGGCTTAGTTTTATTATTTTTGGCAATAGTATTTGTTTTTGAAAGGCAACAAATCAAACAATTTTTAAGAAGATAACATGAAAATAAAAATTATAAATAAATCCACACACGATTTGCCGCATTACGAAACCTTGGCTTCCGCCGGAATGGATTTACGGGCAAATCTATCCGAACCACGAGTGTTGAAGCCACTGGAACGAAGTATAGTCGGCACCGGGCTTTTTGTTGAATTGCCTGTGGGTTACGAAGCTCAAGTACGCCCCAGAAGCGGGTTGGCAGCCAAAAAAGGAATCACGGTTTTGAACGCCCCAGGAACAATCGATGCCGATTATAGAGGAGAAATAGGTGTGATTTTAGTCAACCTTTCGAATGAAGAATTTACTATCCAAAACGGCGAGCGTATTGCTCAGTTGGTCATTGCTAAACATGAACGTGCCGAGTGGGAGCAAGTTGAAGTGCTTTCTGAAACCGATAGGGGTGAAGGCGGTTTTGGTAGTACGGGGGTAAAATAATTCCTGCGAAAGCAGGAATCTCTAAGTCGATATAAATGAAACTCTGGTATGTCTATATCATGACAAATAAACCCAATGGTGTACTGTACATCGGAGTTACAGATAATATCGAAGAACGAGTTAAAGAGCATAAATTAAAAGTATACCCACAATCGTTTACTGCAAAATATAATTGTAGTTCTTTAGTTTATTTTGAAGTGTTTGAAAATGGAGGAGAAGCCGAAAAAAGAGAAAAACAATTCAAAAAATGGAAAAGGGATTGGAAGGTTGAATTAATAGAAGAAATGAATCCCAGTTGGTCTGATCTAAGCATGAACTGGAATTTAAATTTTAACAAATTAAGAGACTAAAATATAAGTTTAACTAAAAAAGATACCTGCTTTCGCAGGCATTAATTATGAAAATAATAGTCCCAATGGCAGGTCGAGGTTCTCGACTCCGTCCGCACAGTTTAACAGTTCCAAAACCATTAATTCCGGTGGCTGGACAACCCATTGTACATCGTTTGGTAAAAGACATCGCCAAAGTTTTAAAACAACCTATAGACGAGATTGCCTTTGTTTTGGGCGACCCGGCTTGGTTTGGAGACGATGTGGTTGAAAGCCTGCAATATTTAGCCAAAAGTTTGGGCGCCAAGGCCTCCATTTACCGTCAGGACAAACCGCTGGGCACGGGCCACGCCATTATGTGTGCCGAGCCATCGCTTTCTGGGCCCGCGGTAATCGCTTATGCAGATACATTGATTCGTGCCGAGTTCGATTTAGACCCCCAAGCCGATAGTGTTATCTGGACGAAACAAGTGGAAAATCCCGAAGCTTACGGTGTGGTTAAACTCAATGGCAACGATGAAATCGTGGAATTGGTTGAAAAACCTAAGGATTTTGTGAGCGACCAAGCCGTAATAGGTATCTATTATTTTAAAGATGTTGGCGTTTTAAAAGGCAAGCTACAAGAAATTTTAGATGAAAACGTTATGAATGGTGGCGAGTACCAAATTAACGATGGTATTAAGCGTATGATGGCGGATGGCAAGGTGTTTAAAACCGGAACGGTTGATGAATGGATGGACTGCGGAAACAAGAATATCACTATTGAAACCAACCAGCGTATGTTGGGCTTTTTACAGGCTGATGCAGAAGAGCAACTGGTGGCCAGTTCGGTAAAATTGGAAAATTCTAAAATTATTGAACCTTGTTTTATTGGTGAGAATGTGGTGTTGAAAGATGCTACAATTGGCCCTTTTGTATCTATTGGAAACGATTGTACTGTAGAAAACTCGACCATAAAAAACAGTTTGATACAAACCAATACCAGTATTAAAAATGCCAACCTTGATGATGCTATGATTGGAAATAACGTTAAATACGATGGTAATTTTACAAGTGTGAGTATTGGTGATTATTCGGAGTTAGAATAAAAAAATATAGGAGTCATTTCGAATTGTCATCCTGAGTGGAGTCGAAGGGTTGTTTCAGAATCTCACAAACTTTGGAACACTATTTGAAGTTTTGGTCATGTCGAACATTGTGAGACATCGCATCATAAATGAAAAAGAAAAACTACATATTCATTTTCCTTTTCGGAATGTTAATCATTCCGCAGGCCATTTATGCCCAAATAAACTTCAATAGTACACCCAATGACGATTTGGGCGATAATGAAGATAAGTTCCAAGAGCAGTTTTACGAAGGCTTAAAGCAAAAAGGTATTGAGAATTACGATAGGGCAGCTGAAGCTTTTTTAAAATGTATTGAAATTGACAAATCGGTACCCGTGGTTCATTTTGAATTGGGAAAAAGCTACATAGCCCTTAAAAACTTTGGAGAAGCCGAAGATGCTTTAAAAGAAGCCGTAGACCTCGACCCTGATAATGAATGGTTTTTAGACGAGCTGTACGGTTATTACGTGTCACAAAACGACCATAAACGAGCCATAAAAACGGTGAAGCAGTTGGTAAAATACCATCCCGATTACAAAGAGGATTTGGCAGCGCTTTATCTTCAAAATGAAGATTATGACGATGCGCTCGAGATTTTGGACGAATTGGATGCTGAATTTGGAATTTCGGTAAGTCGCGATATCATGCGAAACCGTATATACGAAGCGACGGGTAGAAAAAAAGACCAAATAAAGAATTTGCAGGAACGTGTTGAAAGTAACCCCGAAAAAGAGTCGAATTACTTGGCATTGATTTTCCGCTACAGCGAAAACAACAACAAAGAAAAGGCTTTTGAAACAGCCAAGGAGTTGTTAAAAATCAATCCTAATTCTCAGTTGGTTCATTTGGCACTATACAAATTTTATTTGGATGACGACGAAGCCGAAAAAGCTATCGAATCGATGAAAATCGTGATGAAAAGCAGCGAAATAAAACCCGATGCCAAACTCAAAGTATTAACCGATTTTGTGCAGTTTGTGGGCGATAACCCCAAGTACGAAACCGACTTGATGGAAGCCACAGCCATGGTTAGTGGTGCTAATAATAGTAAAACTTTAACCGAGCTCGGACAATATTACTTGGCTAAAAATAATAAGGCCAAAGCCCTTGAAAATTTTGAAGCTGCCCAACAATTGGAACCCAATAATTTCGGAGTATTGCGTAACGTGATGCTGTTGTACTTGGATTTAAAAAAGTACAACATGGCACAGGCAAAAAGCAGCGAATCTATTGATAAGTTTCCGGCGCAGCCCTTATTTTATTTAATTAATGGGGTGGCGCACAACGAGCTCAATCAGCCAAAACAGGCCATTGAGTCGTTAGAAATGGGACTCGATTTTATTATCGACGATGCGAAGATGGAAGCCGATTTTTACAGTCAGCTTAGTAAAGCACACACCCTTTTGGGCAATACCACTAAAGCACAAACGTTTAACGATAAAGCAAAACAACTACAACCCCAAAACTAATGTATAAATACCCCTATATTATTTTAAGCTTCGTGGCTTTGTTTTTGTTTAATTGTAAATCGGCCAAAACACTGGGTTCTGGTGAAGCCAACTACAGTCTGTCCACCAAACAGCTTATCAAGGCTAATGGTAAACAGGCTGCTGATTTTAACACCTTGCAAGCTCGGTTAAAAATCACTTATTCCGAAGGCGAAAAATCGCAAACCCATTCGGTGTCGTTCAGGGCTAAAAAAGATGAAGCCCTTTGGATAAACGCTTCCTTTTCGTTGCTACGTGCGCTGGTAACCCCAGAGAAGGTGAGTTTTTACAATAAACTCGACAACACTTATTTTGATGGCGATTACCAATATTTAAGCGATTTATTGGGAACTCAACTCGATTTTGAAAAAGTACAAAATCTGTTGTTGGGCGAAACCATTTATAATTTAAATGAAGGGCAATACAAATCCGCTGTTGATAACGAATCCTATGTGCTTCAACCCAAAAATCAATTAGCTTTGTTCGAGATTTTTTATTTGTTGAGCACGAAAAATTTCAAAGTGACTTCGCAACAAATATCGCAACCCCAAGAGATGAGGCACCTCCAAATTGATTATTTGTCGTACCAAGAGGTAGAAAAACAAATATTTCCGGAGCGCATTAGGGTTATGGCGGTTGAGGCCAATGAAGAAATAGCGATAGATTTAGAATTTAAAAACGTTTCAATGAATGAAGATTTAAGGTTTCCGTTTAAAATACCTTCGGGTTTTAAAGCCATCGAACTTTAATGATAAATCCGTTTTTGAGAAATAATATTCTTTTTGTTTTCAGCTTTTTATTGAGCTGTAACCTTGTGTTTTCGCAAAACAACAAACAAAAGCAATTGGAAACCCGCCGGCAGGAATTGCGTCGCGAAATCCAAAAGATTAACGAATTGCGCGACGAAAACCAATCAAAAGCCAAATCGGAACTTTCGCTTATTGAAGATTTCAACTATAAAATCAATGTGCTTTCCAACTTGATTAAGGTCACCAACCAGCAAGCCAATTTATTGACTCGGGAAATTAATTCGAATCAAGATAAAATAACCAATCTACGGGCCGAATTAAAGCAGTTAAAGGAAGATTATGCCGCAATGATCGTGAAGTCCTATAAAAGCAAAAATCAGCAAAGTAGGATTATGTTTTTGCTCTCGTCGGATGATTTTAAGCAAGCCTACAAGCGTTTGCAGTATATGAAGCAATATACCGACCACCAAAAAAAACAAGGCGAAACGATAAAGGATAAAACGGCCGAACTTCAGGCCACTAACGAAAATTTATTAAAGCAGCAGGAAGAAAAAAAGAAGTTGATTGCCGAAAACCGAACGGTGCAAAAATCGTTGGAAAAGGAGCGTGCCGAGCATCAAACCTTGATGGCAGCCATTAAAAAGAATTTAAGTCGTTATACTGCACAAATAAAAGAAAAACAGCGGGAGGCCGATAGGATTGACCGTGAGATAGACCGATTGATTAAGGCCGCCATTGCCAAATCGAACGAAAAGGCCGGGAAGCCTAAATCGTCCACCAGTTTTGCCTTAACGGCGGAAGAAAAGGTTTTGGCGTCTAATTTTGTTTCAAATCGAGGAAAGTTGCCTTGGCCTGTTGAAAGGGGAGTGGTGCGTCTTGGTTACGGTTCGCAACCGCATCCTATAAATAAGTCGCTTACTATAAAAAGTAATGGCGTGCGTATCGCAACCGAAAGAGGTGCAAAAGCTCGTGCCGTTTTTGATGGTGAAGTGAGCGAAATCCTGATCATGAAAAACGTAAACCCCATTGTGATGATACGGCATGGGAATTATCTCACCATTTACAAAAACCTATCG from Tamlana crocina includes:
- a CDS encoding oligosaccharide flippase family protein, with the translated sequence MGALKKFFKDTIIYGLATVLPRLMNFVLVPLHTDTLETASYSDNTTFYVYAAFFNVLLTYGMETAFFRFFSKSEEKSKVFSTALISLVVTTVLFFAVVFSFNQQLSQLVNLDQTYFNLLLGVLVLDTLVVVPFAYLRATGRPIRFASIKLSNILIYVALNFFFLWAIPELGIEFSGYDNNNLVMYIFIANLVASIVTLLLLSPYFFKTKLQFSTTVFKQLLKYGWPIMVAGLAYVINENFDKWLLPELLGKDINGAYSGCYKIAVFMTIFIQGFRLGAEPFFFNHAKEHNAKETYATIMKYFVIFGSFMLVFIVAYLNIFKELIVRDESYWIAIDIVPVVLLANLCLGIYFNLAIWYKLTDKTRYGMYLSIVGAIITIAFNYVMIPKIGFMASAWATLAAYGVMMFLSYFLGQKHYAVPYDLKRIVLYLIVAILISVIALKTNSNYYLNTGLVLLFLAIVFVFERQQIKQFLRR
- the dut gene encoding dUTP diphosphatase; the encoded protein is MKIKIINKSTHDLPHYETLASAGMDLRANLSEPRVLKPLERSIVGTGLFVELPVGYEAQVRPRSGLAAKKGITVLNAPGTIDADYRGEIGVILVNLSNEEFTIQNGERIAQLVIAKHERAEWEQVEVLSETDRGEGGFGSTGVK
- a CDS encoding GIY-YIG nuclease family protein yields the protein MKLWYVYIMTNKPNGVLYIGVTDNIEERVKEHKLKVYPQSFTAKYNCSSLVYFEVFENGGEAEKREKQFKKWKRDWKVELIEEMNPSWSDLSMNWNLNFNKLRD
- a CDS encoding sugar phosphate nucleotidyltransferase, which encodes MKIIVPMAGRGSRLRPHSLTVPKPLIPVAGQPIVHRLVKDIAKVLKQPIDEIAFVLGDPAWFGDDVVESLQYLAKSLGAKASIYRQDKPLGTGHAIMCAEPSLSGPAVIAYADTLIRAEFDLDPQADSVIWTKQVENPEAYGVVKLNGNDEIVELVEKPKDFVSDQAVIGIYYFKDVGVLKGKLQEILDENVMNGGEYQINDGIKRMMADGKVFKTGTVDEWMDCGNKNITIETNQRMLGFLQADAEEQLVASSVKLENSKIIEPCFIGENVVLKDATIGPFVSIGNDCTVENSTIKNSLIQTNTSIKNANLDDAMIGNNVKYDGNFTSVSIGDYSELE
- a CDS encoding tetratricopeptide repeat protein — its product is MKKKNYIFIFLFGMLIIPQAIYAQINFNSTPNDDLGDNEDKFQEQFYEGLKQKGIENYDRAAEAFLKCIEIDKSVPVVHFELGKSYIALKNFGEAEDALKEAVDLDPDNEWFLDELYGYYVSQNDHKRAIKTVKQLVKYHPDYKEDLAALYLQNEDYDDALEILDELDAEFGISVSRDIMRNRIYEATGRKKDQIKNLQERVESNPEKESNYLALIFRYSENNNKEKAFETAKELLKINPNSQLVHLALYKFYLDDDEAEKAIESMKIVMKSSEIKPDAKLKVLTDFVQFVGDNPKYETDLMEATAMVSGANNSKTLTELGQYYLAKNNKAKALENFEAAQQLEPNNFGVLRNVMLLYLDLKKYNMAQAKSSESIDKFPAQPLFYLINGVAHNELNQPKQAIESLEMGLDFIIDDAKMEADFYSQLSKAHTLLGNTTKAQTFNDKAKQLQPQN
- a CDS encoding DUF4292 domain-containing protein codes for the protein MYKYPYIILSFVALFLFNCKSAKTLGSGEANYSLSTKQLIKANGKQAADFNTLQARLKITYSEGEKSQTHSVSFRAKKDEALWINASFSLLRALVTPEKVSFYNKLDNTYFDGDYQYLSDLLGTQLDFEKVQNLLLGETIYNLNEGQYKSAVDNESYVLQPKNQLALFEIFYLLSTKNFKVTSQQISQPQEMRHLQIDYLSYQEVEKQIFPERIRVMAVEANEEIAIDLEFKNVSMNEDLRFPFKIPSGFKAIEL
- a CDS encoding peptidoglycan DD-metalloendopeptidase family protein, which produces MINPFLRNNILFVFSFLLSCNLVFSQNNKQKQLETRRQELRREIQKINELRDENQSKAKSELSLIEDFNYKINVLSNLIKVTNQQANLLTREINSNQDKITNLRAELKQLKEDYAAMIVKSYKSKNQQSRIMFLLSSDDFKQAYKRLQYMKQYTDHQKKQGETIKDKTAELQATNENLLKQQEEKKKLIAENRTVQKSLEKERAEHQTLMAAIKKNLSRYTAQIKEKQREADRIDREIDRLIKAAIAKSNEKAGKPKSSTSFALTAEEKVLASNFVSNRGKLPWPVERGVVRLGYGSQPHPINKSLTIKSNGVRIATERGAKARAVFDGEVSEILIMKNVNPIVMIRHGNYLTIYKNLSEVYVKRGDKVSTKQEIGKVFTNPSNGETILSFTISKGFVTENPSSWIYKM